In Lentibacillus amyloliquefaciens, one DNA window encodes the following:
- a CDS encoding AI-2E family transporter, producing the protein MQKRWFQTLVALILIFLLILLVSAADFIFDPFFKYVGAVAFPLIGAGVLFYLTRPLMHLLEKMKMHRIVAIFIVFLILLAFLFVVARYIVPILQTQFSNLVNNIPSMVSGVQDLISYWQSNQDVIPTEVNETINNITSNLQSYIEMAMSFIFGFIGEFISILFALVLIPFFLFFMLKDGEKFVPFITQYFKKKKGDNIRSLLGKIDEALTSFIQGQLIVALCIGVLLYIGYSIIGLNYAMTLAIFGMVICVIPFIGPYLAVTPAIIVGFFQDPYMPIWVAIVMIVAQQIEGNLVSPNVMGKALHLHPLTVITVVLAAGSIGGLVGMLFAIPIYAVVKTVISHFYETYQDAQDSDYDSLI; encoded by the coding sequence ATGCAAAAACGCTGGTTTCAGACATTAGTTGCCTTAATTCTTATCTTTTTATTAATTTTGCTGGTTTCGGCAGCTGACTTTATTTTTGATCCATTTTTTAAATATGTTGGCGCTGTAGCATTTCCGCTTATCGGTGCCGGTGTTTTATTTTACTTAACACGCCCATTGATGCATTTATTGGAAAAAATGAAAATGCACCGTATAGTGGCAATTTTTATCGTGTTCTTAATTCTATTAGCATTCTTATTTGTGGTGGCCAGGTATATTGTTCCCATTCTCCAAACTCAATTTTCAAATTTGGTGAATAACATACCATCGATGGTTTCAGGAGTGCAGGATCTCATTTCGTACTGGCAGTCCAACCAAGATGTGATCCCGACTGAGGTCAATGAGACCATCAATAATATTACATCTAATCTGCAAAGCTATATTGAAATGGCTATGTCCTTTATATTTGGGTTCATCGGGGAGTTTATCAGCATTCTGTTTGCACTGGTGCTTATCCCGTTTTTCCTTTTTTTCATGTTAAAGGACGGGGAAAAGTTTGTCCCATTTATTACACAGTACTTTAAGAAAAAAAAGGGCGATAATATTCGTTCACTGCTAGGGAAAATCGATGAGGCATTAACCTCTTTCATTCAGGGACAGCTGATTGTCGCGCTTTGTATTGGTGTTCTGTTATATATCGGCTACTCGATTATCGGCTTGAATTATGCCATGACGCTTGCTATATTCGGAATGGTTATATGTGTGATTCCTTTTATCGGGCCGTATCTTGCTGTGACACCGGCTATTATTGTAGGTTTCTTCCAGGATCCGTATATGCCTATCTGGGTGGCTATTGTCATGATTGTTGCTCAGCAGATTGAAGGCAACCTGGTCTCGCCGAACGTCATGGGCAAGGCATTGCATCTGCATCCATTGACCGTCATTACAGTGGTGCTCGCTGCCGGCAGCATTGGCGGTTTAGTCGGCATGCTGTTCGCCATTCCAATTTATGCAGTTGTCAAAACGGTTATCAGCCATTTTTATGAAACGTATCAGGATGCACAGGATAGCGATTATGACTCATTGATTTGA
- a CDS encoding L-cystine transporter, with product MDTFFVVLNVAVLVALVGLLIRMQLKHYSFSKRVFTGLGLGIVLGAALQAIYGTGSEVMTQTTAWYDIVGSGYIQLLMMIVIPLVMVSIIQSIINLEKSSDLGKMSGWIIGFLVSTAMVAALVGIGSAVVFNLDASQIEAGHAEQERGTVMEERLGDVEGMTIPEQILSFIPSNIFQDMTQDRPTSVIAIVIFSMIVGIAVLGLRRKKPDEAALFTKGVNAIFAVVMRIVTLILRLTPFGILALMATTVATTDVAGIMELGKFVIASYAALIAMFIIHLVLVGVFGLNPMTYLKKVLPVLSFAFTSRSSAGTIPLNIQAQRNSLGVDQGIANMSASFGATIGQNGCAGIYPAMLAVMIAPSVGINPLTPEFIIQLVLIIGISSFGVAGVGGGATFAALIVLSSMGLPVALAGLLISIEALIDMGRTALNVNDAMLTGTLTSRVMKKLNLKKYNDKTAVEQETAV from the coding sequence ATGGATACATTCTTTGTAGTGTTGAATGTTGCCGTTCTTGTTGCATTGGTCGGACTTTTAATCCGCATGCAGCTTAAGCATTATTCATTCAGTAAACGGGTCTTTACCGGGCTTGGCCTTGGTATCGTGCTTGGTGCTGCTTTACAGGCAATTTACGGAACTGGTTCAGAGGTGATGACTCAGACGACCGCATGGTATGACATAGTGGGGAGCGGGTATATCCAATTATTGATGATGATCGTTATACCACTTGTGATGGTGTCCATCATTCAGTCAATTATTAATCTGGAAAAATCGTCTGATCTCGGTAAGATGTCCGGCTGGATTATTGGATTTCTTGTATCGACCGCTATGGTCGCAGCTCTTGTCGGTATTGGCAGTGCAGTCGTATTTAATTTGGATGCGAGTCAAATCGAAGCGGGGCATGCGGAGCAGGAACGTGGCACAGTAATGGAAGAGCGGCTCGGTGATGTAGAAGGCATGACAATACCTGAGCAGATCTTGAGCTTTATCCCATCAAATATATTTCAGGATATGACACAGGACCGCCCGACATCGGTGATTGCGATTGTTATCTTTTCAATGATTGTCGGTATTGCTGTGTTGGGGCTGCGCCGGAAAAAACCGGATGAAGCAGCACTGTTCACAAAAGGTGTCAACGCTATATTCGCCGTCGTGATGCGCATTGTAACACTGATTCTGCGCTTAACGCCATTCGGAATTTTGGCACTGATGGCAACAACAGTGGCAACGACAGATGTTGCCGGCATTATGGAACTCGGCAAATTCGTCATTGCATCTTATGCAGCTCTGATTGCCATGTTCATTATTCACCTTGTGCTGGTTGGTGTGTTTGGCTTAAATCCGATGACTTATTTGAAAAAAGTCTTGCCGGTATTAAGCTTTGCATTCACGTCACGTTCAAGTGCCGGAACAATTCCGTTGAATATTCAGGCACAGCGTAATTCGCTTGGTGTTGATCAGGGAATCGCCAACATGTCAGCTTCATTCGGTGCAACCATCGGGCAAAATGGCTGCGCAGGTATTTATCCTGCGATGCTTGCGGTCATGATCGCCCCGTCAGTCGGAATCAATCCGCTCACACCGGAGTTTATTATTCAGCTTGTGCTGATTATCGGCATCAGCTCGTTTGGTGTAGCAGGAGTCGGCGGCGGCGCAACGTTTGCAGCATTGATCGTGCTTTCATCAATGGGGCTGCCGGTTGCTTTGGCTGGTCTATTGATTTCGATTGAAGCACTGATTGACATGGGCCGTACCGCGCTGAACGTGAACGATGCAATGCTTACAGGCACCCTGACATCACGCGTCATGAAAAAGCTGAACCTGAAGAAGTATAATGATAAAACAGCCGTTGAACAAGAAACAGCTGTATAA
- a CDS encoding GNAT family N-acetyltransferase: MNIRLEPSLFKFKKQVEPILLKKEACNNLMLGIMNRLEHEELKDESNCHLGVVEVNEKAIYAFMQTPTNNWILADDVDTVDSNVIRQIANFLYDNKMEVPGVLGKTQYAEIFKEEWEQLTRITAVVHMKQLIYRLDHINQFSHPAGQLIEASAQDRPLVKTWLQQFGIEANESFSDEKADKIAETFIENRSLHLWVVDGEPVSMANQTRSTRNGATINAVFTPDAYKRNGYATAAVTLLSEKLLNAGFKFCSLYTDLENPTSNNIYKKIGYYEAGSSIVYVFNN, from the coding sequence ATGAATATTCGATTGGAACCATCTCTTTTCAAATTCAAAAAGCAAGTTGAACCAATTCTGCTTAAAAAGGAAGCATGCAATAACTTGATGCTTGGTATTATGAATCGCCTTGAACATGAAGAACTGAAAGATGAAAGCAATTGCCACCTTGGAGTTGTCGAGGTAAATGAAAAAGCTATATATGCTTTTATGCAGACGCCGACAAATAATTGGATTTTAGCTGATGATGTTGATACTGTTGACAGTAACGTTATCAGGCAAATCGCAAATTTCTTGTATGATAACAAAATGGAAGTTCCCGGTGTATTGGGAAAAACACAATACGCAGAGATTTTCAAAGAAGAATGGGAGCAGTTAACTCGCATTACAGCGGTTGTTCACATGAAACAGCTGATTTACCGGCTGGACCATATCAATCAGTTTTCACATCCTGCGGGTCAGTTGATTGAGGCTTCAGCACAAGACCGGCCGCTGGTAAAAACATGGCTGCAGCAGTTTGGTATTGAGGCGAATGAATCCTTTTCAGATGAGAAAGCCGACAAAATAGCAGAAACATTCATTGAAAATCGATCGCTGCATTTGTGGGTGGTTGACGGTGAGCCGGTATCGATGGCTAATCAGACACGTTCAACGAGGAATGGGGCAACGATTAACGCGGTTTTCACTCCTGATGCGTATAAACGAAATGGCTATGCCACCGCTGCAGTTACATTGTTATCCGAAAAACTGCTAAATGCCGGTTTTAAGTTTTGCAGCCTGTATACGGATCTTGAAAACCCGACATCAAATAATATTTATAAAAAAATTGGTTATTACGAAGCAGGTTCCTCCATCGTTTATGTGTTTAACAATTAA
- a CDS encoding SE1832 family protein, which yields MTKKQIEAEMAELKSDYARIQGDVEKATSFGVNTSTGENKMIEIEERLKELNQKLEEIE from the coding sequence ATGACTAAAAAGCAAATTGAAGCGGAAATGGCTGAATTGAAGTCAGATTACGCACGCATTCAGGGTGACGTGGAAAAAGCCACCTCGTTCGGCGTCAATACATCGACCGGTGAAAATAAGATGATTGAAATTGAGGAGCGCCTCAAGGAATTGAATCAAAAACTGGAAGAGATCGAATAA
- a CDS encoding Ku protein — translation MHTMWKGTISFGLVNIPVKMHAATENKDIKLRNLHKECRTPVKYQKVCPNCDKEVENDEIVKAYEYAKNKFVVLDDDELENLKKEQTDKAVEIMDFVNLDEIDPIYFEKSYYLSPNDGGAKSYGLLRSALQDTGKIGIAKMMIRSKEQLAVIRIYENTLVVETIHYPDEVRDVKDVPNVPAENNAEEKELETAKMLIDQLSADFEPEKYEDEYRTALMELIEAKKEGEEVTTAQETPQPDNVTNLMDALEESLNRAQKDKSSKTKQKTAPSKEKKKVAK, via the coding sequence ATGCATACCATGTGGAAGGGGACAATCAGCTTTGGACTTGTTAATATTCCGGTCAAAATGCATGCTGCAACAGAAAACAAAGATATTAAATTAAGGAATCTGCATAAGGAGTGCCGGACCCCTGTTAAATACCAGAAAGTGTGTCCGAACTGCGACAAAGAAGTTGAAAATGATGAGATCGTTAAAGCATACGAATATGCCAAAAATAAATTTGTCGTGCTGGATGATGATGAACTGGAAAATTTAAAGAAAGAACAGACAGATAAAGCGGTTGAAATTATGGATTTCGTCAATTTGGACGAGATTGATCCGATTTATTTTGAAAAAAGTTATTATCTTTCACCGAATGATGGCGGCGCAAAGTCATATGGCTTGCTTCGTTCCGCCCTTCAAGACACAGGAAAAATTGGTATCGCCAAAATGATGATCCGCTCCAAAGAACAGCTGGCCGTCATCCGGATTTACGAGAATACCCTTGTCGTTGAAACAATTCACTATCCTGATGAGGTGCGTGATGTAAAGGATGTACCGAATGTGCCGGCAGAAAACAATGCAGAAGAAAAGGAATTGGAAACAGCAAAAATGCTGATTGATCAGCTGTCTGCTGATTTTGAACCGGAAAAATATGAGGATGAATACCGGACAGCCTTAATGGAACTGATCGAAGCGAAAAAAGAAGGTGAGGAAGTAACAACGGCTCAGGAGACACCACAGCCGGACAACGTGACGAATCTGATGGATGCACTGGAAGAATCGCTTAACCGTGCACAAAAAGATAAAAGCTCAAAAACAAAACAAAAAACCGCACCATCGAAGGAAAAGAAAAAAGTGGCAAAATAA
- a CDS encoding TerC family protein, translating into MEAQLLVEYLWVLVILIGLEGLLAADNALVLAIMVKHLPPEKRRKALFYGLAGAFILRFGSLFIISFLVDVWQVQALGALYLLGISAKNLYDRFSAKADTGDAENQKEKAGSGFWMTVVKVEFADLAFAVDSILAAVALAVALPETALPAVGSLDGGQFAVVFAGGMIGLIIMRFAANIFVELLNKRPGLEVAAFTIVGWVGVKLAVIVLAHEDIGLVPHAFPHSTIWKVIFYAVLVAVAVIGWFSSGKVEEKTPQHESS; encoded by the coding sequence GTGGAAGCACAATTACTGGTCGAATATTTGTGGGTATTGGTTATACTGATTGGTCTGGAAGGTCTATTGGCTGCGGATAATGCACTGGTCCTGGCCATCATGGTCAAACATCTTCCCCCTGAAAAGCGAAGAAAGGCACTTTTTTATGGCTTGGCAGGTGCATTCATACTGCGGTTTGGGTCGTTGTTCATCATCTCGTTTCTCGTTGACGTTTGGCAGGTACAAGCCCTTGGCGCTCTGTATTTATTAGGTATTTCAGCTAAAAACTTATATGACAGGTTTTCGGCTAAAGCAGACACCGGGGATGCTGAAAACCAAAAGGAAAAAGCCGGGAGTGGTTTCTGGATGACGGTTGTCAAAGTTGAGTTTGCCGATTTGGCGTTTGCTGTGGACTCCATTTTGGCTGCAGTTGCACTGGCAGTAGCATTGCCTGAGACGGCCTTGCCAGCAGTGGGCAGCCTTGATGGTGGTCAATTTGCAGTTGTGTTTGCCGGGGGTATGATCGGACTGATTATTATGCGGTTTGCCGCCAACATTTTTGTGGAATTGTTGAACAAGCGGCCAGGTTTGGAAGTTGCTGCATTTACCATTGTAGGCTGGGTAGGTGTCAAACTGGCGGTGATTGTCCTGGCGCATGAAGATATTGGCCTTGTGCCGCACGCCTTCCCGCATTCGACAATTTGGAAAGTTATATTTTATGCGGTATTGGTAGCAGTTGCTGTGATTGGCTGGTTTTCATCCGGCAAAGTTGAAGAAAAAACACCACAGCATGAGAGTTCATAA
- a CDS encoding phospho-sugar mutase, whose amino-acid sequence MSQWEEVYEKWRTYKNLDPALKQELDSMKENETLLEDAFYTELTFGTGGLRGVLGPGINRMNRYTVRKAVDGLANYLKANHANVSERGVAVSYDSRYMSQEFALETAKVLGAHGIRTYVFNKLHPTPLVSFALRHLEAVAGVMITASHNPPEYNGFKVYNEDGGQITPDEASDIIGYIQETEDELTVPYLEKEQLESQGFLTWIGQEIDDAYMKQLREMSRLGDEEQSKDKNLQIVFTPLHGTAHDLVLRGLKQLGFNQVDVVEEQAVADPEFSTVESPNPEEHQAFSMAIKLGEQTEADILIGTDPDADRLGVAVKQPTGKYTVLTGNQLGALMLDYILSRSDRTTLKDARMLKTIVTSELGRKIADYYDVKTIDTLTGFKYIGEKIRQFDATGETFIFGYEESYGYLISDFARDKDAVQAAVLASEMAYYWKAQGKTLFDALHLLFERHGFFQEDMMSLTLKGKEGSEKIASIMENIRKEPLTEIGGLQVQYVEDYLASERKALSHNQSEPIELPQENVVKYILDNESWVCLRPSGTEPKIKCYFGVCEESEEAGQKRLKDLKAHMEDVIK is encoded by the coding sequence ATGAGCCAATGGGAAGAAGTTTATGAAAAATGGCGTACATATAAAAATCTTGATCCGGCTTTGAAACAGGAATTGGATTCGATGAAAGAAAATGAAACGCTGCTGGAGGACGCCTTTTACACTGAATTGACGTTTGGGACCGGGGGGCTTCGCGGTGTGCTCGGGCCCGGGATCAATCGAATGAATCGATATACCGTAAGAAAAGCGGTGGACGGTCTTGCCAATTACTTAAAAGCGAATCATGCCAATGTAAGTGAACGCGGCGTTGCTGTGTCCTATGATTCCCGGTATATGTCACAGGAATTTGCACTTGAAACAGCAAAAGTGCTTGGTGCCCATGGCATCAGGACATATGTTTTTAACAAATTGCATCCGACGCCATTGGTTTCGTTTGCCCTCAGGCATCTCGAAGCGGTCGCAGGAGTTATGATAACAGCAAGCCATAACCCGCCGGAGTACAATGGGTTTAAAGTTTATAATGAAGACGGCGGGCAGATCACGCCGGATGAAGCAAGTGACATTATCGGCTATATTCAGGAGACAGAAGATGAACTGACGGTACCCTATCTTGAAAAAGAGCAGCTTGAGAGCCAAGGATTTCTGACGTGGATCGGCCAGGAAATTGATGATGCATATATGAAACAGCTCCGGGAAATGTCGCGGCTGGGTGATGAGGAGCAAAGCAAAGATAAAAACTTGCAAATTGTATTCACCCCGCTGCATGGAACGGCACATGATCTCGTGCTCCGCGGTTTGAAACAGCTAGGGTTTAACCAGGTCGATGTGGTTGAGGAGCAGGCTGTGGCAGATCCGGAGTTTTCGACTGTCGAATCACCGAACCCTGAAGAACATCAGGCCTTCAGCATGGCTATCAAGCTGGGAGAACAGACAGAGGCGGATATATTAATCGGAACGGACCCTGATGCGGACAGGCTGGGAGTTGCCGTTAAACAGCCGACAGGAAAATATACAGTGCTCACAGGCAACCAGCTCGGGGCGCTGATGCTTGATTATATCCTTTCTCGCAGTGACCGGACGACCCTGAAGGATGCCCGGATGCTCAAAACAATCGTAACATCTGAATTAGGACGGAAAATTGCCGATTATTACGATGTGAAAACCATCGATACATTGACAGGGTTCAAGTATATCGGTGAAAAGATCCGGCAATTTGACGCAACAGGCGAAACCTTCATTTTTGGCTATGAGGAAAGCTACGGCTATCTTATAAGCGACTTTGCACGTGATAAAGATGCTGTGCAGGCAGCAGTGTTAGCAAGTGAAATGGCATATTATTGGAAAGCACAAGGGAAGACACTTTTCGATGCGCTTCATCTGCTGTTTGAACGGCACGGATTTTTCCAGGAAGATATGATGTCGCTGACGCTGAAAGGAAAAGAAGGTTCGGAAAAAATTGCTTCGATCATGGAAAACATCCGAAAAGAGCCATTAACAGAAATCGGCGGACTGCAGGTGCAGTACGTCGAGGATTACTTGGCCAGTGAACGAAAAGCACTCAGTCATAATCAGAGCGAACCGATTGAACTGCCACAAGAAAATGTGGTGAAATACATTTTGGATAACGAATCTTGGGTCTGCTTGCGTCCGTCGGGTACAGAGCCGAAAATCAAATGCTATTTTGGTGTGTGTGAAGAAAGCGAAGAGGCTGGTCAAAAACGGCTGAAGGATTTGAAAGCTCATATGGAAGATGTTATAAAGTGA
- a CDS encoding DNA ligase D, with the protein MKPIASNALPEGDEWVYEVKYDGFRCVLHWGSDPNSVQIISRNGKDLSGNFPEIINACQEQKSHVTDYLPLKLDGELVVLNNTQQANFSLIQKRGRLKKHDLIEQEASRRPASFMAFDLIAINDTDMIDLTFDERKRTLADVFVGKRSLGDRLHHISSSDNAEALWQDIFAHKGEGMIAKRKDSRYQPGKKHHDWFKVKNWRTIKAFLTFYEPNNDYFTVCVFQDNSVIEIGKCKHGLDDEAYKVLKELFLSKGTDEKGGFRIPPAICAEIHTLDLMGGELREPEFNRLLPQATVDDCTWETLQLDIAMLPETVDVSNTDKLFWPSPGFTKGDLLLYMREIAPYMLPFLKNRLLTIIRSPDGVHGESFFQKHLPDYAPDFIKGVEHDGENCFVCHDLDSLIWFANHGALEYHIPFQTFEDENPLEIVFDLDPPGREQFSLAVKAALLLKQILDDLRLKSFVKTSGGKGLQVHIPLPANSMSYEETGILTQAVAWTLEKSHPDLFTTERFKKKRGDRLYIDYLQHGEGKTIVSPYSPRKRDDATVAAPLFWDEVNSDLSPDMFRIDNVVERVKAVGCPFKDYFVAGENQVLDDVLAMIGS; encoded by the coding sequence ATGAAGCCAATTGCAAGTAATGCACTCCCTGAAGGCGACGAATGGGTTTATGAAGTTAAGTATGATGGTTTCCGCTGTGTGCTGCATTGGGGGTCTGACCCTAATTCAGTACAGATAATCAGCCGAAACGGTAAGGATTTAAGCGGTAATTTTCCGGAAATCATTAACGCGTGCCAAGAACAGAAGTCCCATGTCACAGACTATTTGCCGCTTAAACTGGACGGGGAATTGGTTGTTCTGAATAACACGCAGCAGGCAAATTTTTCATTGATTCAAAAGCGCGGCCGATTAAAAAAACACGACCTGATCGAACAGGAAGCATCCCGCCGCCCTGCAAGTTTTATGGCATTTGATTTGATTGCGATTAACGACACTGACATGATTGATCTAACATTTGACGAACGGAAAAGAACCCTTGCTGATGTCTTTGTTGGTAAGCGTTCGTTGGGAGACCGTCTTCATCACATCAGTTCTTCGGACAATGCCGAGGCGTTATGGCAGGACATTTTCGCACATAAAGGTGAGGGCATGATTGCCAAACGTAAAGACAGCCGGTATCAGCCGGGCAAAAAACATCATGATTGGTTTAAGGTGAAAAACTGGCGGACGATTAAAGCCTTCCTGACCTTTTACGAGCCGAACAATGATTATTTTACGGTTTGTGTTTTCCAGGATAATTCGGTAATTGAAATCGGTAAATGCAAGCATGGACTGGACGACGAAGCTTATAAGGTGCTAAAGGAATTATTTTTGTCAAAAGGCACAGACGAAAAGGGTGGTTTTCGCATTCCACCAGCGATTTGTGCAGAAATTCATACACTCGATCTGATGGGCGGAGAGTTGCGCGAACCTGAATTCAATCGGCTGCTTCCGCAAGCGACTGTTGATGATTGCACCTGGGAAACTTTGCAGCTGGATATTGCCATGCTGCCTGAGACTGTCGATGTATCCAATACCGATAAATTATTTTGGCCGTCACCGGGCTTCACCAAAGGGGATTTGCTTCTTTACATGCGGGAGATCGCACCATACATGCTGCCCTTTCTGAAAAATCGATTGCTGACGATTATTCGCAGTCCGGATGGTGTCCACGGCGAATCCTTTTTCCAGAAACATCTGCCGGATTACGCGCCGGATTTCATCAAAGGTGTTGAACATGATGGCGAGAATTGCTTTGTCTGTCATGATCTTGATTCACTCATTTGGTTTGCCAATCACGGGGCGTTGGAATACCATATCCCGTTTCAGACGTTTGAGGACGAAAACCCGCTTGAGATTGTCTTTGATCTCGATCCTCCCGGGAGAGAGCAATTTTCGCTTGCCGTAAAAGCCGCTTTGTTGCTGAAACAAATATTGGACGATCTCCGGCTCAAGTCATTTGTCAAAACCTCGGGCGGGAAAGGTCTGCAGGTACATATTCCGCTTCCTGCAAACAGCATGAGCTATGAGGAGACTGGGATATTGACACAAGCGGTCGCCTGGACACTTGAAAAGAGCCATCCGGATTTGTTTACGACAGAGCGGTTTAAAAAGAAGCGCGGTGACCGGCTGTATATTGATTATTTGCAGCACGGAGAAGGCAAAACAATTGTCTCGCCATACTCCCCGAGGAAACGGGATGACGCCACGGTTGCCGCTCCACTGTTCTGGGATGAGGTTAATAGTGATCTGTCGCCCGATATGTTCAGGATTGATAATGTGGTGGAGCGTGTTAAAGCAGTCGGCTGTCCGTTTAAAGACTATTTTGTTGCAGGTGAAAATCAAGTGCTTGATGATGTGCTGGCGATGATTGGAAGTTGA
- a CDS encoding DUF488 domain-containing protein: MPVNVKRIYDQAEKDDGLRILVDRVWPRGMSKEGAQLDHWLKEIGPSNELRKWFGHDPEKFDEFKKKYKEELDEGEKQEELQELKDMTKAHDKNITLLFAAKDEEHNQARVLKEIVDRQ, translated from the coding sequence ATGCCTGTTAATGTAAAACGAATTTATGATCAGGCAGAAAAGGATGATGGCCTTCGTATATTGGTGGATCGTGTATGGCCAAGAGGCATGTCCAAAGAGGGTGCCCAGCTGGATCATTGGCTGAAAGAAATTGGACCTTCCAATGAACTTCGCAAATGGTTTGGTCATGATCCGGAAAAATTTGATGAATTCAAGAAAAAATATAAAGAAGAGCTTGATGAAGGCGAGAAACAGGAAGAACTGCAGGAGTTAAAAGATATGACGAAAGCACATGATAAAAATATAACACTGCTGTTTGCTGCCAAAGATGAAGAACATAATCAGGCCAGGGTGCTGAAAGAAATAGTGGACAGGCAATAA
- a CDS encoding OsmC family protein: MAQHHFHLQAEWPGGRNSSGSIDAGNLKTKISIPTEMDGPGIGTNPDEMLLGAAATCYLITLAAMIERRELPLKEMSLNSEGVVDVTNGVFTYEKIIHKPYVALRDNAGEKDYKMLHKLVEKAESGCMISRAIKGNVALELQPDIK, translated from the coding sequence GTGGCACAGCATCATTTTCATTTACAGGCAGAGTGGCCGGGCGGCAGGAACAGCAGTGGTTCGATCGACGCCGGAAATCTGAAGACGAAAATTTCCATCCCGACTGAAATGGACGGTCCCGGGATAGGAACAAATCCGGATGAAATGTTATTGGGTGCGGCTGCAACATGTTATCTGATAACACTCGCCGCCATGATTGAACGGCGGGAACTTCCGCTCAAGGAAATGTCACTGAACTCAGAAGGGGTTGTTGATGTTACAAACGGTGTCTTCACATATGAAAAAATCATTCATAAACCGTATGTGGCACTGCGCGACAATGCCGGCGAAAAAGACTATAAAATGCTTCACAAATTAGTGGAAAAAGCTGAATCAGGCTGTATGATCTCCCGCGCCATTAAGGGCAATGTGGCATTGGAATTGCAGCCGGATATTAAGTGA
- a CDS encoding Gfo/Idh/MocA family protein: MVKPRIGMVGLGDIAQKAYLPILSKETDWTFAGAFSPNREKRKKICNQYRIPNFASLEALTQACDAVFVHSSTESHYEVVSELLNNGIDVYVDKPLAASISDAEKLVELSEKLRRKLMVGFNRRFAPMYVKAKEKANNIAWVRVEKHRMDSVSPYSYEFTMLDDYLHLVDTVRWLGDGDLSLLSGTVHTNDENQLLYTHHTYESSLNLSFTTAMHRKAGTNLEQIELVRDGAIIRVKNMNTTEIEEDNVISTTFSSSWETTLNQRGFKDAVQHFIYCIQNDEQPVVDGSEGLKSQLLLDQLLKNQ, encoded by the coding sequence TTGGTGAAACCTAGAATCGGTATGGTTGGACTGGGTGATATTGCTCAGAAAGCATATTTACCTATTCTTTCAAAAGAAACAGATTGGACATTTGCGGGTGCATTTTCACCCAATAGAGAGAAGAGAAAGAAAATCTGCAATCAGTATCGAATACCAAATTTTGCTAGCTTAGAAGCACTGACTCAAGCGTGTGATGCCGTATTTGTACACAGTTCTACTGAATCACATTATGAGGTGGTCTCGGAACTGCTTAACAACGGGATAGATGTATATGTTGATAAACCATTGGCAGCATCGATCTCAGATGCAGAAAAATTAGTCGAATTAAGTGAAAAATTGAGAAGAAAGCTTATGGTTGGATTCAATCGTCGTTTTGCTCCAATGTATGTGAAGGCAAAGGAAAAAGCGAATAATATAGCTTGGGTACGTGTTGAAAAACATAGAATGGATAGTGTGAGTCCTTATTCTTATGAGTTCACAATGTTAGATGATTATCTTCACTTAGTTGATACAGTGCGTTGGTTGGGGGATGGGGATCTTAGTTTACTATCTGGAACTGTTCATACGAACGATGAAAATCAACTTTTATACACACATCATACGTATGAATCCTCTCTAAATTTATCTTTCACCACAGCTATGCATAGAAAAGCAGGAACGAATTTAGAACAAATAGAACTGGTAAGAGACGGAGCAATTATTCGTGTGAAAAACATGAATACAACGGAAATCGAAGAAGACAATGTAATATCTACAACATTTTCCTCTTCATGGGAAACCACCTTAAATCAACGGGGCTTTAAAGATGCTGTACAGCATTTCATTTATTGTATTCAAAATGATGAGCAACCCGTTGTTGATGGATCAGAAGGGTTAAAGTCACAATTACTTCTTGATCAATTACTAAAAAATCAATAA